CTGGCCCAAACCGCCTCCAGGCTGCCAAACGCCCGCACTTGACCGCGATCCAGCACCATCACCTGTTCGGCCAAGCGCAAGATCTCATCCATACTGTGGCTGACATAGAGAATGGGAATATTGACGTCCTGTGCCAGTCGCTCCAAATACGGCAATAGCTCGCGCTTGCGCGGCAGATCTAACGAGGCCAACGGCTCGTCCATCAGCAACAATTCCGGTGCCGTTAATAGGGCACGGCCAATCGCCACCCGCTGCTTTTCGCCGCCGGACAACGTGAGCGGCAACCTGTGTAACAACGGCCCGATGCCTAACAGTTCCACGATGTCATTCAACTGGGTACGCATGCCAGCCGCCATGCCATATTGCAAGTTGCCGCGTACTCGATAATGCGGGAACAAGCGAGCATCCTGAAACACATAGCCGATGCGGCGTTTTTCCGGCGGCAAACATACCCCGCTGACGGTGTCCACCAATGAGCGACCGTTGAGCGCAATACGTCCCTGCTGCACACGCGCCAAGCCAGCAATCGCATTAATTAATGAGGTTTTACCTGCCCCAGACAAACCGAAGATAGCGGTAACACCCTGTGCTGGCAGATCGGCGCAGATATCCAGTTCGAGGTCGCCCAGCCGCTGTGAAAAATCCAGCTCCAGCATTTATATCCCCATCCGGTTACGGCTCCAGCGAGCCAGCCACTCGGACACCATCAGCGCAACCAGCGACAGCACGATGGCGATCACACACAGGCGCGCGGCGGCAGTTTCCGCCCCCGGTGTTTCAATCAAGGTGTATATCGCCAAGGGAAGGGTACGGGTCTCGCCGGGAACGTTGGAAACAAAGGTAATAGTGGCGCCAAATTCACCCAGCGAGCGGGCGAAGGCCAATACCACGCCGACGATCACACCGGGCAAAGACAACGGCAACGTGATGGTGAAAAATACCCGCCACGGGGTGGCTCCCAGCGTACGCGCCGCCTGCTCCAACCTGATGTCCACCGCCTCCAACGCTAGCCGGATGGCGCGCACCATCAACGGAAACGCCACCACAGCAGAAGCCAACGCCGCCCCACGCCAACTAAAGCTGAAGCTGAAACCGAACCAGTCATACAGTTTCTCACCTATCACGCCACGCCGCCCCATGGCGATCAACAGCATGTAACCCACCACCACCGGCGGTAACACCAGCGGCAGGTGGATAACCCCCTCCAGTAGCGCTTTGCCGGGAAACTGGCAGCGCACCAGGAGCCAAGCCATAAGAATGCCAAATGGCAGGCTACAGATCACCGCTAACACAGACACTTGCAAGCTCAGTTCAACCGC
The sequence above is drawn from the Serratia symbiotica genome and encodes:
- the modC gene encoding molybdenum ABC transporter ATP-binding protein ModC, yielding MLELDFSQRLGDLELDICADLPAQGVTAIFGLSGAGKTSLINAIAGLARVQQGRIALNGRSLVDTVSGVCLPPEKRRIGYVFQDARLFPHYRVRGNLQYGMAAGMRTQLNDIVELLGIGPLLHRLPLTLSGGEKQRVAIGRALLTAPELLLMDEPLASLDLPRKRELLPYLERLAQDVNIPILYVSHSMDEILRLAEQVMVLDRGQVRAFGSLEAVWASSVLRPWLQREDQNSVLLVSVVEHHPRYAMSALALGEQRLWISGIDAALGSQLRIRINAAEVSLVLQPPINSSIRNVLLAKVSECMEVNGQVEVKLALGEHVLWACITPWARDELAICPGKWLYALVKSVAISRELR
- the modB gene encoding molybdate ABC transporter permease subunit, with the translated sequence MMLSEYEWQAVELSLQVSVLAVICSLPFGILMAWLLVRCQFPGKALLEGVIHLPLVLPPVVVGYMLLIAMGRRGVIGEKLYDWFGFSFSFSWRGAALASAVVAFPLMVRAIRLALEAVDIRLEQAARTLGATPWRVFFTITLPLSLPGVIVGVVLAFARSLGEFGATITFVSNVPGETRTLPLAIYTLIETPGAETAAARLCVIAIVLSLVALMVSEWLARWSRNRMGI